TACACAAATTTACACCAAAATCAGTAGAAAAAACCTTATATTTATATGTATTATTAGGAACACTACTTGTACAAAACTCAGATACATCAAAAACAGGCCTACAAAAGCTCTCACAAATGTGAAAAATTCAGGCCCCTAAATACTTTTATTTTCATATATTGATTTTGTTTCTATTGCATTATTTGTTATATTATCAGTAGTTGTTGTTTGCATAAGATTGTTTGTGTCTGTATTATTTGTGACATCTGTTGCACTTATTAAACTAGCTGATAAAACAATGAAGAATATTAAAAAAAGTAGTAATAATGCATATTTATTTACATTATGCTTTTTATTCATATTTTCATCTTTTATCTATTTTTTTATAGAATTGAATTTAATCAATTCTACAATTAATAAATTATAAATAAAAGTATAAATAGTTTTGTTTAGTTTTATATTAATTAAATTATTCATATTTTTATGAATAAAAAGAAATTAAAAGAAATAATTTAATTTAAATAAATATTTAAGGTTTTTAAAAAAATTAAAGATTAAAAAATAATTTAAGATAAATAAATCAAAATGAAAAATTTAAATATTAATTTGTATTTAATTCAAATATTCTTTCAATAAAGTTAATAGAAAATACTTTAAAATTATTAAAATTGATTTTATTCTAATCTATTTTGGAGATATCTAATTTTATGATAATATAAAATATATATTTCAATTAAGCGATATAATGAATCTTGTGTAATTTTACTTAATATTTCTAATTCTTCTTTATTTACAAAAGAAAACCCATTATGAACTATCCCTGATCTAATTCTATAAAAATATTTAACATGTTTTTTTATTTTTTCTTTTTTTATTGGATTGATTATTAAATTAGATACATTATTTGAAATATCATTTGTAATATTATCTTCATTAAATACAAATACAGATTCTAAAGAAATTATTAAATATAATAATTTTTTTTGATATTCAGATAATTTTAAATTATATATTTTTGTTTTGTTTTCTTTTTCTTCATTATCATTCAAATTTAATATTTTAATTGATTTAGACTCACCAAACCAAAATATCGCAGTTAATAATTTATTTTCAAAATCAGAATTTTCATTCTCAAAATTTTCAGTTAATAATAACTTTGAAATTTCATTAAATAAACCAAAATATTCATCTTTAAAATTTTTTTTACTAATTTTAATTGGAGATAAATCATACCCATATTCTTTTTCAGATGTTATTCCAATATATTTCTTAGATTTCGTTTGTAAAAATGCTTTTCTTAAACAAATTTCATTATATGTATTTCCTACTAAATTAAAATTACATAACTCTTCATCTAAAAATAATTTAATAATATTTATTGCAAGTTTAATTTTAATTTCACCTTTAAAAAATGCAGATTTTTCAG
The nucleotide sequence above comes from Methanobrevibacter wolinii SH. Encoded proteins:
- a CDS encoding HEPN domain-containing protein; translation: MIKIRLDNTFNKSMVKTLKFIKLNKNKIKNDYNSNLNIFLNNNTIDDNFNKMVEYIQKITKFDKNIIKMYIIKYLDDYLININERDDINGVSNEILRKLENEINYIIKDKYKDFEIIFPIENLNFKKNFYVGNVYFFEGPKISKIENELDEFYKLGKFFAKTTIYATEKSAFFKGEIKIKLAINIIKLFLDEELCNFNLVGNTYNEICLRKAFLQTKSKKYIGITSEKEYGYDLSPIKISKKNFKDEYFGLFNEISKLLLTENFENENSDFENKLLTAIFWFGESKSIKILNLNDNEEKENKTKIYNLKLSEYQKKLLYLIISLESVFVFNEDNITNDISNNVSNLIINPIKKEKIKKHVKYFYRIRSGIVHNGFSFVNKEELEILSKITQDSLYRLIEIYILYYHKIRYLQNRLE